A genomic stretch from Shewanella sediminis HAW-EB3 includes:
- the speB gene encoding agmatinase produces MTTIADKPDYSLYSNAFGYLRQPLDFNPIQSDADVVILGLPFDMATTGRSGGRMGPGAIRQASINLAWEETRWPWDFKLSERLKVVDAGDLVYDCGDAADFTQRVEDFATAILDADKALLSFGGDHFVTLPLLRAHYKKHGKMALLHFDAHTDTYSQGSKYDHGTMFYHAPKEGIIAPENSLQIGIRTEYNHDDHQFQVIDAANANDMTAQEIVAQIKQRVGDMPLYITFDIDCLDPAYAPGTGTPVCGGLTSDKAMKIIRGLRGMNVVGMDVVEVAPAYDSAEITALAGATLGLEMLHVWCDSNK; encoded by the coding sequence ATGACCACAATTGCAGATAAACCTGATTACTCTCTCTATTCCAATGCATTTGGTTATCTAAGACAACCTTTAGATTTTAACCCTATTCAAAGCGATGCCGATGTTGTGATCTTGGGTCTGCCTTTTGATATGGCCACCACGGGGCGTTCTGGCGGCCGCATGGGACCTGGAGCGATTCGTCAAGCCTCGATCAATCTTGCCTGGGAAGAGACGCGTTGGCCTTGGGACTTTAAGCTTAGTGAGCGTTTGAAAGTTGTCGATGCCGGCGATCTGGTTTATGACTGTGGTGATGCAGCCGACTTTACCCAGCGTGTCGAAGACTTCGCAACGGCAATCCTTGATGCCGATAAAGCCCTGTTAAGTTTTGGTGGCGATCACTTCGTGACACTGCCATTGTTAAGGGCGCACTATAAAAAACATGGTAAAATGGCACTACTTCATTTCGATGCGCATACCGATACCTATAGTCAGGGGAGCAAGTACGACCATGGTACTATGTTCTACCATGCGCCAAAGGAAGGGATTATCGCACCGGAAAATTCACTACAAATCGGTATTCGAACCGAATACAATCATGACGACCACCAGTTCCAGGTTATCGATGCGGCAAATGCAAACGACATGACAGCCCAGGAGATCGTGGCGCAGATCAAGCAGCGGGTAGGGGATATGCCGCTCTACATTACTTTCGATATTGATTGCTTAGATCCTGCTTATGCCCCGGGTACCGGCACGCCCGTGTGTGGTGGCTTGACCAGTGACAAGGCGATGAAAATCATCCGTGGCCTGCGGGGCATGAACGTCGTCGGAATGGATGTCGTTGAAGTTGCCCCAGCTTATGACAGCGCAGAAATAACAGCGTTAGCCGGAGCAACGCTGGGTCTTGAGATGTTGCATGTGTGGTGTGATTCGAACAAGTAA
- the speA gene encoding biosynthetic arginine decarboxylase, giving the protein MSDWSINDARTGYNVNYWSQGLYGISDTGEVTVSPDPSHPEYSIGLNELAKDMVKSGVALPVLIRFPQILHHRVNSVCQAFNQAIQKYEYQSDYLLVYPIKVNQQQTVVEEILASQVSKEVPQLGLEAGSKPELMAVLAMAQKASSVIICNGYKDVEYIRLALIGEKLGHKVYIVLEKLSELKIILEEAEKLGVTPRLGCRVRLAFQGKGKWQASGGEKSKFGLSASQVLTVIDSLKQSQMLDSLQLLHFHLGSQIANIRDIRQGVSEAGRFYCELQKLGANVKCFDVGGGLAVDYDGTRSQSSSSMNYGLTEYANNIVSVLTDLCNEYKEPMPRIISESGRFLTAHHAVLITDVIGTEAYKPEVIEEPETEAPQLLHNMWQSWSEVSGRADQRALIEIYHDCQSDLSEVHSLFALGQLSLSERAWAEQVNLRVCHELRDVMSPKYRFHRPIIDELNEKLADKFFVNFSLFQSLPDAWGIDQVFPIMPLSGLDKAPERRAVMLDITCDSDGTIDQYVDGQGIETTIPVPTWSAESPYLIGFFLVGAYQEILGDMHNLFGDTNSAVVRLDDDGRTNIESVLAGDTVADVLRYVNLDAVSFMRTYEELVNKHIQEAERANILEELQLGLKGYTYLEDFS; this is encoded by the coding sequence ATGAGTGATTGGTCTATTAATGATGCCCGCACCGGGTACAACGTTAATTATTGGAGTCAGGGGCTTTATGGGATTAGTGATACCGGGGAAGTAACCGTCTCGCCCGATCCCTCTCACCCTGAATACAGTATAGGGCTAAATGAACTTGCCAAAGATATGGTCAAGTCTGGCGTTGCCTTGCCAGTGCTGATTAGATTCCCTCAGATCTTACATCATAGGGTAAACAGCGTTTGTCAGGCGTTCAATCAGGCAATACAAAAGTATGAATATCAATCTGATTACCTGTTGGTCTATCCGATCAAGGTCAATCAGCAGCAAACGGTTGTCGAAGAGATCTTGGCCAGTCAGGTTTCTAAAGAAGTGCCACAATTGGGGCTCGAAGCGGGTAGTAAGCCAGAGTTGATGGCTGTACTTGCCATGGCTCAGAAAGCCAGTTCAGTGATCATCTGTAATGGTTATAAAGATGTCGAATACATTCGTCTGGCTTTAATCGGTGAAAAACTGGGTCATAAAGTTTATATCGTTTTAGAAAAGTTATCTGAACTTAAGATCATTCTGGAAGAAGCTGAAAAGCTTGGTGTTACGCCTAGATTAGGTTGTCGGGTACGTCTTGCGTTTCAAGGTAAAGGCAAGTGGCAGGCCAGTGGCGGAGAGAAATCGAAGTTTGGTCTTTCGGCTTCTCAGGTACTTACCGTTATCGACTCATTAAAACAATCGCAGATGCTGGATTCATTGCAGTTGTTACATTTTCACCTTGGTTCTCAGATTGCCAATATTCGGGATATTCGCCAGGGAGTGAGTGAAGCAGGGCGCTTCTATTGCGAACTTCAAAAGCTTGGGGCTAACGTTAAGTGCTTCGATGTCGGTGGTGGTCTGGCTGTCGATTATGACGGCACCCGTAGCCAAAGTTCCAGCTCGATGAACTACGGATTGACCGAGTACGCTAATAATATCGTGAGTGTACTTACCGATCTTTGTAATGAATATAAGGAGCCAATGCCAAGAATTATCTCGGAGTCGGGTCGTTTCCTTACGGCACATCATGCTGTGTTGATCACCGATGTCATCGGCACCGAAGCGTATAAGCCAGAAGTTATTGAGGAACCAGAGACCGAGGCGCCACAGCTTCTGCATAACATGTGGCAATCTTGGAGCGAAGTCAGTGGCAGAGCCGATCAACGTGCCTTGATTGAGATCTATCATGATTGTCAAAGCGATCTGAGCGAGGTGCATTCACTGTTTGCCTTAGGTCAGTTGAGTTTATCTGAAAGAGCATGGGCGGAGCAGGTTAACCTTAGAGTTTGCCATGAACTTCGTGATGTGATGAGTCCGAAATATCGTTTCCATCGCCCCATCATCGATGAGTTAAATGAAAAGTTGGCTGATAAGTTTTTCGTCAACTTCTCGCTATTTCAGTCACTGCCTGATGCCTGGGGAATCGATCAAGTGTTTCCTATCATGCCGTTATCTGGTCTCGATAAGGCGCCTGAGCGCCGTGCGGTCATGTTAGATATTACCTGTGACTCAGATGGTACAATCGATCAATATGTCGACGGTCAGGGAATTGAAACCACAATACCGGTGCCGACCTGGAGTGCAGAGAGTCCGTATCTGATAGGCTTCTTCCTTGTTGGGGCATATCAGGAGATCTTGGGTGATATGCATAACCTGTTTGGCGACACTAACTCGGCAGTCGTACGGCTCGATGACGATGGCAGAACCAATATTGAATCGGTTTTGGCTGGAGACACGGTGGCGGACGTACTTAGGTATGTGAACCTCGATGCAGTATCATTTATGCGTACCTATGAAGAGTTGGTCAATAAGCATATTCAAGAAGCTGAGCGAGCGAATATACTCGAAGAGCTACAGCTAGGGTTGAAAGGTTATACTTACCTGGAAGACTTCTCATAG
- a CDS encoding cold-shock protein — protein MSQVTGVVKWFNSDKGFGFIEQESGPDVFVHFRAINSDGFKTLDEGQKVQFTVTQGQKGPQAENVTIV, from the coding sequence ATGTCTCAAGTTACTGGCGTTGTTAAGTGGTTCAACTCTGACAAAGGTTTTGGATTTATCGAGCAAGAGTCTGGTCCAGACGTTTTTGTTCACTTCCGTGCAATCAACTCTGACGGTTTCAAAACTCTTGACGAAGGTCAGAAAGTACAATTCACTGTGACTCAAGGTCAGAAAGGTCCACAAGCTGAAAACGTAACTATCGTTTAG
- a CDS encoding YceI family protein, producing the protein MRTSIIGILLLSFGFMASATPWSIDNDTSNISFISTKKVDVAEINHFKTFSGQLTEQGHFTLTIELASVWTNVDIRDSRLKDILFEVGAFPKLTLNATVDMDKLANILVGETGVMEIAADINLHGKMQTKTLFVTVAKLSEQRLLVSSTQPTIVNAAQYGLSSGIDKLRDIAGLTSISKSVPVSFILNLSR; encoded by the coding sequence ATGAGAACTTCAATTATTGGGATATTGCTTTTGTCGTTTGGTTTTATGGCGTCGGCTACGCCATGGTCTATCGATAACGACACCTCAAATATCAGTTTCATTTCAACGAAGAAAGTCGATGTTGCCGAGATCAACCATTTTAAGACATTTTCCGGTCAATTAACCGAACAGGGGCATTTTACCTTAACCATTGAGCTTGCCAGTGTTTGGACCAATGTAGATATCCGTGATAGTCGCTTAAAAGATATTCTCTTCGAAGTCGGCGCATTTCCTAAGCTTACACTGAACGCGACTGTCGATATGGATAAGCTCGCAAATATTCTGGTCGGTGAGACTGGAGTGATGGAGATCGCTGCCGATATAAACCTGCATGGTAAAATGCAAACAAAAACACTCTTTGTCACAGTTGCTAAACTTAGCGAGCAGCGCCTGTTGGTTTCCAGTACACAACCGACTATTGTTAATGCAGCGCAATACGGGCTCTCATCAGGGATCGATAAATTGAGAGACATCGCAGGTCTCACATCAATTAGCAAGTCTGTTCCAGTCTCATTTATTTTGAATTTAAGTCGTTAA
- a CDS encoding ABC transporter ATP-binding protein, with translation MSLIKCEMLTKSYGSKLALDRVSIELKAGSPIALVGPNGAGKTTLFSLLCGYLIPSSGSVTIMGEKPGSRKLLGKVASLPQDATLDPNLNLITQFTLFGTLQGLTAKQAKAESLRVLSLVDLAHVVEQKPQSLSHGMSKRASIAQALIGSPQLVLLDEPTAGLDPANAKVIRELVRGLSSDITFVISSHNLDELEKLCDQVLYLDQGKLGQSVSIQENMTDEYLTVSMQECDDELFVSVLESLTGINSVTKKQENEYLIHYSAEEIHDIEVQFFTLLSKNGWKYRALLKGRTLEDKLFS, from the coding sequence ATGAGTCTGATAAAATGTGAGATGCTGACTAAGTCCTATGGCAGTAAACTCGCGCTCGACAGAGTCTCAATTGAGCTGAAGGCTGGGTCACCTATAGCGCTTGTAGGGCCCAATGGCGCAGGTAAAACCACCCTATTTAGCTTACTGTGTGGCTATTTAATACCGAGCAGTGGTTCGGTGACAATCATGGGAGAGAAGCCAGGCAGTCGCAAGCTGCTTGGTAAAGTAGCATCACTACCACAAGATGCGACTCTGGACCCTAACCTGAATCTAATCACTCAATTCACTCTGTTTGGTACTCTGCAAGGGTTAACGGCTAAACAAGCAAAAGCTGAGAGCCTGCGCGTATTGTCCTTAGTCGACCTTGCTCATGTTGTGGAGCAAAAACCACAATCGCTGAGTCATGGTATGAGTAAACGAGCATCCATTGCCCAGGCTCTGATTGGTTCGCCTCAGCTGGTCTTATTGGATGAACCAACGGCGGGTCTGGATCCGGCAAATGCGAAGGTGATACGTGAGTTAGTCAGAGGCTTGTCATCCGATATCACTTTCGTGATCAGCTCTCACAACCTGGATGAACTTGAAAAATTGTGCGATCAGGTACTCTATCTCGACCAGGGTAAGCTTGGCCAGTCTGTCTCAATACAGGAAAACATGACAGATGAGTACCTCACGGTTTCGATGCAAGAGTGCGACGATGAGCTCTTCGTCTCGGTACTCGAGAGCCTAACCGGTATAAACAGTGTCACTAAGAAGCAAGAAAATGAATATTTAATCCATTATTCTGCCGAAGAGATCCATGATATCGAAGTTCAGTTCTTTACTCTTTTATCGAAAAACGGTTGGAAATACCGGGCATTGCTGAAAGGCAGAACCCTTGAAGATAAACTTTTTTCATAG
- a CDS encoding YceH family protein, whose amino-acid sequence MKLTLHEARVIGCLLEKEVTTPEQYPLSLNSLTLACNQKSSREPVLSMTETETQMAVDSLMKRRQVTDQSGFGSRVVKYKHRFCNTEFSDLQLSPAQYALVCLLLLRGPQTPGELRTRSNRLHHFEDVAAVERTLLTLAQADPAIVHQLAREPGRRDSCYEELISEQSKGVSAPILKQSAPAQQSDNSPHTSDEMEKLSARVTLLEKEVVMLKEALHELLN is encoded by the coding sequence ATGAAATTAACACTCCACGAAGCAAGAGTTATCGGATGCCTTCTCGAGAAAGAGGTCACCACTCCAGAGCAATATCCCCTCTCTTTAAACTCACTTACCCTTGCCTGTAATCAAAAATCGAGCCGTGAGCCGGTACTGTCTATGACTGAAACCGAAACGCAAATGGCCGTAGACTCTTTGATGAAACGAAGACAGGTAACAGACCAAAGTGGTTTTGGCTCCAGAGTGGTCAAATATAAACATCGATTCTGCAATACGGAGTTTAGCGACCTTCAATTGAGTCCTGCTCAATATGCCCTCGTCTGCCTCCTGCTTCTGCGTGGCCCGCAAACTCCCGGTGAATTAAGGACCAGAAGTAACCGATTGCACCATTTCGAAGATGTCGCTGCAGTAGAGAGAACATTGCTCACTTTGGCGCAAGCCGATCCGGCCATCGTTCATCAACTCGCCAGAGAACCCGGCAGAAGGGATTCTTGCTACGAAGAGTTAATTTCGGAACAGTCAAAGGGAGTGTCTGCTCCTATCCTGAAGCAATCGGCTCCAGCTCAACAAAGCGACAACAGCCCACATACGAGTGATGAGATGGAAAAGTTATCGGCCCGGGTGACACTATTAGAAAAAGAGGTCGTCATGTTGAAAGAAGCACTGCACGAATTACTTAATTGA
- a CDS encoding ABC transporter permease, whose protein sequence is MEPNADSGLMRNTLILAKFELRKLLFNPRGMIALVAFSLVWLLLLLYPIRSASSFLLNPDFRQLIAGVFGEESISQLFQWQVAEMAILWISALYIFPLFSIFVSADQFASDRQRGTFRFLTLRTGRDSLFLGRYIGHMLIQSLLLLFTILATVLLAMSRDATLLLPALTSGVIVFINMVIILAPFTALMAILSLYANSARQATIYAILLWAVSAIVLAIINNYIPSIAGLLHWTLPGAQLSLMINTQGMGSFVYAPIPVIQTLVLLFLGRTYMKRSSL, encoded by the coding sequence TTGGAACCTAACGCTGACTCGGGCTTGATGCGTAATACGCTCATACTGGCCAAATTTGAATTAAGAAAATTACTGTTTAACCCCAGAGGGATGATCGCTCTTGTCGCATTCTCACTCGTGTGGTTATTACTGCTTTTATACCCTATCCGTAGTGCATCCAGCTTCCTGCTCAACCCGGACTTCAGACAGCTGATTGCCGGCGTATTTGGTGAAGAGTCTATTAGCCAATTGTTTCAATGGCAGGTGGCCGAGATGGCGATACTTTGGATATCGGCGCTCTATATTTTCCCACTTTTCAGTATCTTTGTTTCAGCCGACCAATTTGCATCTGACAGACAAAGAGGCACTTTTAGGTTCCTCACGCTGAGGACGGGGCGCGACAGTTTGTTCCTTGGCCGATACATCGGTCATATGCTGATCCAATCGCTATTGCTCCTGTTTACTATTTTAGCCACCGTTCTCCTTGCGATGTCACGTGACGCAACATTGCTTCTGCCGGCGCTCACTTCCGGGGTAATTGTTTTTATCAATATGGTCATTATTCTTGCCCCCTTCACGGCATTGATGGCCATTCTCTCCTTGTATGCAAATTCAGCCAGGCAGGCGACTATCTACGCCATTCTGCTTTGGGCTGTGAGTGCCATCGTACTTGCCATAATCAATAACTACATTCCATCAATCGCCGGACTCCTTCACTGGACCTTGCCTGGTGCGCAGCTGAGTTTGATGATCAACACTCAAGGAATGGGCAGTTTTGTTTATGCTCCAATCCCTGTTATCCAGACCCTGGTGTTACTTTTCCTTGGTAGAACCTACATGAAAAGGAGTTCATTATGA
- a CDS encoding adenosylmethionine decarboxylase — protein sequence MFFEGSEKKIEVVVSSTTPSLRQLGDGFWAAIVASANAEILSKMSNAYCDAYILSESSLFVWDHKFLMLTCGTTTLADAVLLFVDKLGENAIASASYQRKSESLSHLQASSFECDLSRLREKLSGRAYRVGHLDTHHHYIFCADTKAQWCPPQNSCELLMYHIKGDVAKYLRSDKQSSRGIRDMLRLDCLFPDFVFDDHIFEPFGYSINGLWNEKYMTIHITPQEKGSYVSIETNLHFTQGSFNIFSDLLNILNPRSWDVIGFNTEITSEGFPACISVASCSLPITPSDTVYFNQYHQQSNEVLIPESL from the coding sequence ATGTTTTTTGAAGGTTCAGAGAAAAAAATTGAAGTGGTCGTATCCTCTACGACCCCCTCTTTACGACAATTGGGCGATGGTTTTTGGGCTGCGATAGTCGCAAGCGCAAATGCAGAAATTCTTTCAAAGATGTCTAATGCTTATTGTGACGCTTACATTTTAAGTGAGTCCAGCCTTTTTGTCTGGGACCATAAGTTTCTGATGTTAACCTGTGGCACGACCACGCTTGCCGATGCGGTACTCCTGTTTGTTGATAAGTTGGGTGAAAATGCGATAGCGTCTGCCAGTTATCAGCGAAAGAGTGAGTCTCTTTCCCACCTTCAAGCGAGCAGTTTCGAATGCGACTTGTCACGGCTCAGAGAAAAACTCTCGGGGCGCGCCTATCGTGTTGGCCATTTAGATACTCATCATCACTATATTTTTTGCGCCGACACGAAAGCGCAATGGTGTCCTCCCCAGAATAGTTGTGAGCTGTTGATGTATCACATCAAGGGCGATGTCGCCAAATACCTGAGAAGCGATAAGCAGTCGAGCAGAGGGATCAGAGATATGCTTAGGCTCGATTGTTTGTTCCCGGATTTCGTATTCGATGATCATATTTTCGAGCCCTTTGGTTACTCAATCAATGGTCTGTGGAATGAGAAGTATATGACGATACATATCACCCCACAGGAAAAGGGGTCCTATGTGAGTATCGAAACAAACTTGCACTTTACTCAAGGCTCGTTCAATATATTCTCCGACCTGTTAAATATATTAAACCCTCGAAGTTGGGATGTTATTGGTTTCAATACCGAAATCACCTCAGAAGGTTTTCCCGCTTGTATATCGGTGGCGAGTTGTTCTCTACCGATCACCCCAAGTGATACTGTTTATTTCAATCAATATCATCAGCAGAGTAATGAAGTGCTGATCCCTGAATCTTTGTAA
- the rlmA gene encoding 23S rRNA (guanine(745)-N(1))-methyltransferase, which produces MKYRCPLCKQALLLKERTWYCPDNHRFDCAKEGYVNLLPVQKKRSKDPGDNKEMMFARREFLNKGHYQLLSDRVNELALQHAHGAKAGLDIGCGEGYYSHRLYDAMSEEMNFSLQGLDISKSALKYASKRYSDISFCVASAFEMPFADESFDLMLRIYAPSLDEELRRVAKKESILITASAGKNHHFALKELIYEKPTPHITESSKIAGFELLHRENLESTLVLSEGIEITHFLNMTPYSWKLTDEQKAKLVKNGLKCELDFKIEVFKAI; this is translated from the coding sequence ATGAAATATCGTTGTCCCCTATGTAAACAAGCTTTGTTACTGAAAGAGAGAACCTGGTATTGCCCTGATAATCACAGGTTCGATTGTGCCAAAGAGGGTTATGTCAACTTACTGCCTGTACAGAAGAAACGCTCCAAAGATCCAGGCGATAATAAGGAGATGATGTTTGCTCGCCGAGAGTTTCTCAATAAAGGGCACTACCAACTACTCAGCGACCGAGTGAATGAATTAGCCCTGCAGCATGCTCATGGAGCGAAGGCCGGATTAGATATCGGCTGTGGTGAAGGTTATTACAGTCATCGTTTATATGATGCAATGTCTGAAGAGATGAATTTTTCGCTTCAAGGCCTGGATATTTCTAAGTCTGCACTGAAATACGCATCGAAAAGGTACTCAGATATCAGCTTTTGTGTTGCAAGCGCATTTGAAATGCCATTTGCGGATGAGAGTTTTGATCTGATGCTGCGTATCTATGCCCCCTCCTTAGATGAAGAGTTAAGGCGCGTGGCTAAAAAAGAGAGCATATTGATCACAGCCTCTGCTGGGAAGAACCATCATTTTGCGCTTAAAGAGCTGATATATGAGAAGCCGACTCCCCATATAACCGAGAGCAGCAAGATAGCTGGTTTTGAGTTGCTTCACCGGGAAAATTTGGAGTCGACTCTGGTACTCAGTGAAGGAATTGAGATCACTCATTTTCTTAACATGACACCTTATAGCTGGAAGTTGACCGACGAACAGAAAGCAAAATTGGTAAAAAATGGGCTTAAATGCGAGTTAGATTTCAAAATTGAGGTTTTTAAAGCCATTTAA
- a CDS encoding DUF3802 family protein — MVTDKDGYMHLIQFLSEHLGLFEGKEAAALTDDTVMELFEEQLSAQIIMVCGQNPSLTFAQRNQVIREIDAIVYDLEEILASVANRKATPKQTLFITEFSGLIKNLFDQEISKVLITE, encoded by the coding sequence ATGGTTACAGATAAAGATGGGTATATGCATCTCATTCAGTTCCTCTCAGAGCATTTAGGGCTATTTGAGGGGAAAGAAGCTGCGGCTTTGACAGATGATACCGTTATGGAATTATTTGAAGAGCAGCTTTCTGCACAGATTATTATGGTGTGTGGTCAGAATCCATCGCTAACCTTTGCTCAACGTAATCAAGTTATTCGTGAGATTGACGCCATCGTCTATGATCTCGAAGAGATCTTGGCGAGCGTGGCAAACCGAAAAGCTACCCCCAAACAAACGTTATTTATCACCGAATTTTCTGGCCTGATTAAAAATCTGTTCGATCAGGAAATTTCAAAAGTTCTTATCACCGAGTAA
- a CDS encoding STAS/SEC14 domain-containing protein, which produces MLKLLSGFDHDTVAIRASGVVTGEDYDQELLPVIEEKLKDHACIKLWYEFDEAFEGISVGTLWDDAKLGLFHLTDFYRVAFITDSRLVAGMANALAYMIPCPVKVFERSETGQALQWMKESETSETV; this is translated from the coding sequence ATGCTTAAATTATTAAGTGGCTTTGATCATGATACGGTCGCTATCAGGGCGTCGGGAGTGGTCACGGGTGAAGATTATGACCAAGAGCTGTTGCCTGTCATCGAAGAAAAATTGAAAGATCATGCGTGCATTAAACTTTGGTACGAATTTGATGAAGCCTTTGAGGGTATTTCTGTTGGAACCCTCTGGGATGATGCAAAACTCGGTCTGTTTCATCTGACCGACTTTTATCGTGTGGCGTTTATTACTGATAGTCGGTTGGTCGCCGGGATGGCGAATGCGTTAGCCTATATGATCCCCTGTCCGGTTAAGGTCTTCGAGCGAAGTGAAACAGGACAGGCATTACAATGGATGAAAGAGTCAGAGACGAGCGAAACTGTTTGA
- a CDS encoding CvfB family protein, giving the protein MIQIGKTSTLEVVKIVEFGVYLDGQELGQILLPTKVMPKECNLGDMLEVFIYLDSEDKLIATTRKPLAEVGQFAYLEAVATGPFGAFLNWGLDKDLLLPFGEQHREIEEGRSYLVYIYQSHVDDRIVASSKIDRFLDTTPPPYDAGEEVNLIIGGTTDLGYKAIINHSHWGVIFKNEVFRTLSFGQRMKGFIKQVRSDDKIDLILQKGVKEELDKHSTTIMFKLKQAGGFLPLNDKTDADTIYAKLSMSKKAFKKSIGGLYKAKQITISVDGIRLVD; this is encoded by the coding sequence ATGATACAGATAGGCAAAACCAGCACACTCGAAGTCGTCAAAATCGTTGAATTTGGCGTTTATTTAGATGGACAGGAACTCGGTCAAATACTTCTACCGACCAAGGTCATGCCAAAAGAGTGTAACTTAGGCGATATGTTAGAGGTGTTTATCTATCTGGACTCAGAAGATAAGCTCATTGCTACCACGCGTAAGCCTTTAGCTGAAGTTGGCCAATTCGCCTATTTAGAAGCCGTCGCTACCGGACCATTCGGTGCATTTCTAAACTGGGGTTTAGACAAAGATCTACTGCTTCCTTTCGGTGAACAACACCGTGAAATAGAGGAAGGTCGCTCTTACCTTGTCTACATTTACCAGAGTCATGTCGATGATCGCATCGTAGCCTCTTCAAAGATCGACAGATTTCTCGACACGACACCACCTCCCTATGATGCAGGCGAAGAGGTGAATCTGATTATCGGTGGTACTACCGATCTCGGTTACAAGGCAATTATTAATCACAGCCATTGGGGCGTGATCTTCAAAAATGAAGTGTTCCGCACACTAAGCTTCGGTCAGCGAATGAAAGGTTTCATTAAACAGGTTCGCAGTGATGACAAAATTGACCTTATCTTGCAAAAAGGGGTCAAAGAAGAGTTAGATAAGCATTCGACGACTATCATGTTTAAGCTTAAACAAGCCGGTGGTTTCCTACCGTTAAATGATAAGACGGATGCCGATACCATTTATGCCAAGCTGTCTATGAGTAAGAAAGCCTTCAAGAAGAGTATCGGTGGCTTATATAAAGCAAAACAGATCACCATCTCTGTCGATGGAATAAGGTTGGTCGATTAA
- the pdxH gene encoding pyridoxamine 5'-phosphate oxidase produces MSKLSDIRREYTLGGLHKEDLPGDPIELFSKWMEQARDSEVLSDPTAMSVATVDADGQPFQRIVLLKRFDKGGFVFFTNLESRKSQQIAINSKVSLLFPWHSLERQVAITGEAEPLSTAEVMKYFITRPKESQIAAWVSKQSSKISARQALESKFAEMKAKFSQGEVPLPKFWGGYIVKPTSIEFWQGGEHRLHDRFLYSKENSGWDISRLAP; encoded by the coding sequence ATGTCAAAGCTGAGTGATATCAGACGTGAGTATACGCTTGGAGGGCTTCATAAAGAGGACCTTCCCGGTGATCCTATTGAGCTATTTTCAAAATGGATGGAACAAGCCCGCGACTCGGAGGTACTCAGCGATCCGACGGCCATGTCGGTTGCAACGGTAGACGCTGACGGACAACCCTTCCAGCGGATCGTTTTGCTGAAGCGGTTCGATAAGGGAGGCTTTGTTTTCTTCACTAACTTAGAAAGTCGAAAATCACAGCAGATAGCAATAAACTCGAAGGTGAGTTTATTGTTTCCGTGGCATTCACTGGAACGTCAGGTCGCGATCACCGGCGAAGCCGAGCCTCTGTCGACGGCTGAAGTGATGAAGTACTTTATCACCAGACCTAAAGAGAGCCAGATTGCGGCCTGGGTCTCTAAACAATCCAGCAAAATATCGGCGAGACAGGCGCTTGAATCTAAGTTTGCGGAGATGAAAGCGAAATTTAGTCAGGGTGAGGTTCCACTGCCTAAGTTTTGGGGAGGCTATATTGTTAAACCCACCAGTATTGAATTTTGGCAGGGTGGTGAGCATAGACTACATGATCGTTTTCTCTACTCTAAAGAAAATTCTGGCTGGGATATAAGCCGACTCGCACCATAG